Proteins from a genomic interval of Rattus norvegicus strain BN/NHsdMcwi chromosome 2, GRCr8, whole genome shotgun sequence:
- the Rpl31l11 gene encoding large ribosomal subunit protein eL31-like produces MAPAKKGSEKKKGHPAIHDVVTREYTINIHKHIHGVGFKKHAPQSLKEIRNFAKKEMGTPDVRIDTRLNKAVWAKGIKNVPYRTRVRLSRKHNEDEDSPNKLYTLETFVPVTTFKNLQMVNVDEN; encoded by the coding sequence ATGGCTCCCGCAAAGAAGGGTAGTGAGAAGAAGAAGGGCCATCCTGCCATCCACGATGTGGTGACCCGAGAATACACCATCAACATTCACAAGCACATCCATGGAGTGGGCTTCAAGAAACATGCTCCTCAGTCACTCAAAGAAATTCGGAATTTTGCCAAGAAGGAGATGGGGACTCCAGATGTGCGCATAGACACCAGGCTCAATAAAGCTGTCTGGGCCAAGGGAATAAAGAATGTTCCGTACCGCACCCGAGTACGTTTGTCCAGAAAGCATAATGAGGATGAGGATTCACCAAACAAGCTCTACACACTGGAAACTTTCGTGCCTGTTACCACATTCAAAAatctacagatggtcaatgtggATGAGAACTAA